A stretch of Chitinophaga caeni DNA encodes these proteins:
- the pdxR gene encoding MocR-like pyridoxine biosynthesis transcription factor PdxR, with translation MLRPWKLEIQINYGSEKAIYLQIADAIIADIQSGRLKKGTALPGSRILARELNLNRNTIVEAFNVLLSEEWIISKERRGTFVADILPVINKNDKPQVFQGRGENSTPRLRIKFDDGSPDSKIAPVSELARAYRQIFNRKAKWQMMGYANEFGNIEFRKAISQMLNHQRGMQINEEQLCITRGSQMAMFLAAHCLFKNGDHVMVENPGYKPAWKAFENSGARLLPVNIDTEGLVIDDVKKHLKKHANIKAIYTTPHHQYPTTVTLSLQRRMELIRLSNEYGFTIIEDDYDNEFHFGYRPVLPLCSYPELKNYIYIGTMSKVVAPALRIGYLASNDYELLKGIKSLRKIIDIQGDSIMEQAVLQLIKDGTIKRHLKKATLYYKSKRDLVAHLLEKYLDGIANYTIPDGGLAFWIVPREPVNWKQVSSQLENKGIKILLPETYSYHKVVNGLRLGYAYLSGEQLEEGICELSICLGQKPSS, from the coding sequence ATGTTAAGACCGTGGAAACTAGAAATTCAAATTAATTACGGGAGTGAAAAGGCGATTTATTTACAAATTGCCGATGCTATCATTGCCGATATACAATCCGGGCGATTAAAAAAGGGAACCGCTTTACCGGGCAGCAGGATCCTGGCCCGTGAACTGAACCTGAATAGGAATACTATCGTAGAAGCGTTCAATGTATTATTGAGTGAAGAATGGATCATCTCAAAAGAGCGGAGGGGAACTTTTGTTGCCGACATCCTGCCGGTAATAAATAAAAACGATAAGCCCCAGGTTTTTCAAGGGCGGGGAGAAAATAGTACACCCCGGTTGCGTATCAAGTTCGATGACGGTTCTCCGGATAGTAAAATCGCACCTGTCAGCGAACTTGCCAGGGCGTACCGTCAAATTTTTAACCGGAAAGCCAAATGGCAAATGATGGGCTATGCTAATGAATTCGGTAATATCGAGTTCCGGAAAGCTATTTCGCAAATGCTGAACCATCAAAGGGGGATGCAGATCAATGAAGAGCAACTTTGCATTACCCGCGGTAGCCAGATGGCCATGTTCCTGGCAGCCCATTGCCTATTTAAAAATGGAGATCATGTAATGGTGGAAAACCCTGGCTACAAACCGGCATGGAAAGCATTTGAAAATTCAGGAGCCCGGCTATTACCTGTAAATATTGATACCGAAGGTTTAGTGATCGATGATGTAAAAAAGCATTTGAAAAAACATGCCAATATCAAAGCTATTTACACTACGCCGCATCACCAATACCCTACAACCGTTACACTCAGTTTACAAAGACGGATGGAATTGATCCGGTTATCGAACGAATACGGCTTTACGATTATCGAAGATGATTATGATAATGAATTTCATTTCGGCTACCGACCGGTACTGCCCTTGTGTAGTTACCCGGAATTAAAAAACTACATCTATATCGGGACGATGAGTAAAGTAGTGGCCCCTGCCCTGCGCATCGGCTACCTTGCCAGCAATGATTATGAACTGCTAAAAGGAATTAAGTCATTACGAAAAATCATCGATATCCAGGGCGATTCGATTATGGAGCAAGCCGTTTTGCAACTCATCAAGGATGGAACGATAAAACGCCACTTGAAAAAAGCGACCCTGTATTATAAATCAAAAAGGGATCTGGTTGCCCATCTCCTTGAAAAATATCTCGATGGCATCGCCAACTATACCATACCGGACGGAGGACTGGCATTTTGGATCGTCCCACGGGAACCTGTAAACTGGAAACAGGTCAGTAGCCAGCTAGAAAACAAAGGTATCAAGATCCTACTTCCAGAAACATACAGTTACCATAAAGTTGTAAATGGCCTCCGGTTAGGGTATGCTTATTTATCCGGGGAGCAACTGGAAGAAGGAATCTGCGAGCTGTCGATTTGCTTAGGTCAAAAACCGAGCTCATAG
- a CDS encoding dihydrodipicolinate synthase family protein — protein MKNVPFEGIIAYPITPFDKNERVDIPLFKRLLERLLVSGAHGVAPLGSTGVLPYLSDEEKEAVTEATVRQVAGRVPVLVGVSNLTTERTLYHAQFAERAGAQAVMILPMSYWKLSEDEIFRHYDAVAAKISIPIMAYNNPATSGVDMSPGLLKRLLQIPNVTMIKESTGDIQRMHTLRNELGDDVAFYNGSNPLALAAFAAGANGWCTAAPNLIPGLNIALYNAVCKNDLNQSRELFYKQLDLLKFIVAKGLPRTVKAGLQILGEDAGCLRSPLKPLPDAETRELEQMLSKLDVKSQQDCQFA, from the coding sequence ATGAAAAATGTTCCGTTTGAGGGTATTATCGCTTACCCGATTACACCGTTCGATAAAAATGAGCGTGTAGATATTCCATTATTTAAGAGGTTGTTGGAGCGCCTCCTGGTGTCCGGTGCCCATGGTGTTGCACCATTGGGCAGTACCGGCGTTTTGCCTTACCTGTCGGATGAAGAGAAGGAAGCCGTAACCGAGGCTACTGTTAGGCAGGTTGCGGGGAGGGTACCGGTATTGGTAGGCGTTTCAAATCTTACCACCGAAAGAACGCTTTACCATGCGCAGTTCGCTGAAAGGGCAGGGGCGCAGGCTGTTATGATTCTCCCGATGAGCTACTGGAAACTGAGCGAAGACGAAATATTTAGGCATTATGATGCAGTTGCAGCTAAGATTTCTATCCCGATTATGGCTTATAATAACCCGGCTACAAGCGGGGTGGACATGTCGCCGGGCCTGTTAAAAAGATTATTGCAAATACCGAATGTCACCATGATAAAGGAAAGCACCGGGGATATACAACGTATGCACACTTTGAGGAATGAACTGGGAGATGATGTTGCTTTTTACAATGGTTCTAATCCCTTGGCCTTGGCTGCATTTGCGGCCGGTGCCAACGGTTGGTGTACCGCTGCTCCGAATCTTATTCCCGGGTTAAATATTGCTTTATATAATGCTGTATGTAAAAATGATCTGAACCAATCCCGGGAATTATTTTACAAGCAACTCGATTTATTGAAGTTCATCGTAGCCAAGGGGTTGCCAAGGACGGTGAAAGCCGGTCTTCAGATTTTGGGTGAGGATGCCGGTTGTTTGCGAAGCCCCTTAAAACCGCTGCCGGATGCTGAAACCCGTGAATTGGAGCAAATGCTCTCGAAATTAGACGTTAAGTCCCAACAGGATTGCCAGTTTGCATAA
- a CDS encoding cupin domain-containing protein: protein MSKLEKTPTGIEKSIHAEQKPFSSKDFHQTFARPVYVKPSHVIHKNVEKAGVHDHFSTERKHPVFFVDLPSKNVSMTIGGLLPGQLTNRHRHTYETVLYVVEGSGWTEIEGERVAWEAGDAVYIPSWAWHRHQNMSDSKPAKYIACENAPQLQNLGVALREEEGRDL from the coding sequence ATGTCGAAACTCGAAAAAACACCAACAGGCATTGAGAAGTCCATCCATGCAGAGCAGAAACCATTCAGCTCAAAAGATTTTCATCAAACTTTTGCAAGACCGGTGTATGTAAAACCTTCACATGTCATTCATAAAAATGTCGAGAAAGCCGGGGTGCACGATCATTTCTCCACCGAAAGGAAACACCCCGTTTTTTTCGTGGATTTGCCGAGTAAAAACGTGAGCATGACCATCGGTGGATTACTTCCCGGGCAGCTAACGAACCGGCACCGCCATACGTATGAAACGGTGTTGTACGTAGTGGAAGGTAGCGGGTGGACAGAGATAGAAGGGGAGCGTGTAGCATGGGAAGCGGGCGATGCCGTTTATATTCCATCTTGGGCCTGGCACAGGCACCAAAACATGAGTGATAGCAAACCTGCCAAATACATTGCTTGCGAAAATGCACCGCAACTCCAAAATTTGGGCGTCGCGCTAAGGGAAGAAGAAGGCCGCGATTTATAA
- a CDS encoding YggS family pyridoxal phosphate-dependent enzyme: MNNDIASNLQKISSRIEKTCTRCKRDPAEVKLLLATKTVSARRIKEALLAGQTLIAENKVQELKEKFGSLQDIPHTDHFIGHLQSNKIKDILKYGVSCIQSLDRLSLAEKLQQRLDLEDRSMEVFIQVNTSNEDSKYGVHPALAIELVKEIAKLPRVQVKGLMTIGLFSGEAVKVRRCFRLLKSIQQEILALNIPGVEMNELSMGMSNDFEIAIEEGATMVRVGTAVFGRRKYPDSYYWSG, encoded by the coding sequence ATGAATAATGACATCGCAAGTAACCTGCAAAAAATTTCCAGCAGGATAGAAAAAACTTGTACCCGTTGCAAGAGGGATCCTGCCGAGGTAAAGCTTTTACTGGCTACAAAAACAGTATCTGCCCGGCGAATTAAAGAAGCCTTACTGGCAGGACAAACGCTGATTGCTGAAAATAAAGTACAGGAACTCAAGGAGAAATTCGGGTCATTGCAGGATATACCGCATACGGATCATTTTATTGGACATTTACAGAGCAATAAAATCAAGGATATACTGAAATACGGTGTTAGCTGTATTCAATCACTTGACCGATTAAGCCTGGCGGAGAAATTACAACAACGTTTAGACCTGGAAGATCGATCGATGGAAGTGTTTATCCAGGTAAATACTTCTAATGAGGACAGTAAGTACGGGGTACACCCGGCCCTTGCGATCGAGCTGGTGAAAGAAATAGCAAAGCTCCCCAGGGTACAGGTTAAGGGGTTAATGACCATCGGGTTATTTAGCGGCGAGGCCGTGAAAGTTCGTCGATGTTTCCGTTTGCTCAAGTCCATACAGCAAGAAATCCTTGCTCTTAATATACCCGGTGTTGAAATGAATGAATTATCGATGGGGATGAGTAATGATTTTGAAATCGCCATTGAAGAAGGGGCAACGATGGTCAGGGTAGGAACGGCCGTTTTTGGTCGGCGGAAATATCCGGATAGTTATTATTGGAGCGGGTAA
- a CDS encoding GNAT family N-acetyltransferase encodes MNYKIKKAGLEDLDELAELFDLYRVFYRQEPDVQKAKAFLKERLLNSESDVFLAMIGGKAVGFVQLYKLFHYTKLEKQWLLSDLFVHPDFRGKGLSVALIERCKHWCNETGACGLMLETGKTNEIGNTLYPRCGFVYDDLHNYYHWWK; translated from the coding sequence ATGAATTACAAGATTAAAAAAGCCGGCCTTGAAGATCTCGACGAGCTTGCTGAACTGTTTGACCTTTACCGTGTTTTTTATCGCCAGGAACCGGATGTTCAAAAAGCGAAAGCTTTTTTAAAAGAACGATTGCTCAATAGTGAATCTGATGTTTTCTTGGCAATGATCGGTGGCAAAGCAGTGGGATTCGTCCAGTTATACAAGTTATTTCATTATACCAAACTGGAAAAACAATGGTTGCTTAGTGACTTATTCGTACATCCGGATTTTAGAGGCAAGGGATTGTCTGTGGCATTAATCGAACGTTGCAAACACTGGTGCAATGAAACAGGCGCTTGCGGACTGATGTTGGAAACCGGGAAAACGAACGAGATCGGTAATACGCTTTATCCGCGCTGCGGATTCGTGTACGATGATTTACACAATTATTACCATTGGTGGAAATAA